One region of Primulina tabacum isolate GXHZ01 chromosome 1, ASM2559414v2, whole genome shotgun sequence genomic DNA includes:
- the LOC142539630 gene encoding uncharacterized protein LOC142539630 encodes MLDMNSSYSCTRLKNSTIKFDERKSEFDNPATKRQKLEIGYLRKVAHLKHQIALLHKSSKKVTVPREPELETQLRAQRRRSKNSFAPSENERTKGECTSKVHPFNKKILRTSSLPKPLKSQRQVPQFQVVNLRTMQRASQPYAKISFPANKTNPRVSSSATDLKRPSSRGTFKPEKHEAAKGPFLRDKVFPITANVDPI; translated from the exons atgcTAGACATGAATTCCAGCTACTCATGTACAAG GTTGAAGAATTCAACGATTAAGTTCGatgaaagaaagagtgaatttGATAATCCTGCTACCAAACGACAAAAGCTTGAGATTGGCTACTTAAGAAAG GTTGCCCATTTGAAGCATCAAATTGCGTTATTACACAAGTCATCAAAAAAG gttaCAGTTCCGAGAGAACCTGAACTGGAGACACAGCTTAGAGCCCAAAGGCGAAG GTCCAAGAATAGTTTTGCACCAAGTGAAAATGAAAGAACGAAGGGAGAGTGTACCTCTAAAGTGCATccatttaacaaaaaaa TTCTGCGAACTTCTTCCTTGCCTAAACCATTAAAGAGCCAGCGACAAGTGCCACAGTTTCAA GTGGTTAACTTAAGGACTATGCAGAGGGCCAGTCAACCTTATGCTAAG ATATCATTTCCGGCAAATAAAACCAATCCACGCGTGTCAAGTAGTGCCACAGACCTAAAGAG ACCAAGTTCTAGAGGTACCTTCAAGCCTGAGAAACACGAAGCAGCTAAAGGCCCTTTCCTCAGAGATAAG gtgtttccaataacagcaAATGTTGATCCAATTTAA
- the LOC142517677 gene encoding uncharacterized protein LOC142517677 has translation MAEKQTSKTQRKRDRQSISVPFLWEERPGTPKRDWKPTPRPIKPIEVPVKLVVSVPFGWEEKPGTPLQLLLPPPPASYNLDHDGADYQGVDDLHDSDQMDVSSDSELETCSFETEESFSSAPTLLANCLIPTVELTHAVPVEKIPLPRKVVECPGSPVSDTGSTASSYETGSTSLVGASFLEWLFPLLVPSSNSANKAKTPENDPLHAADARYTELTCERNSSQARRPLLTLGEMIVMSRRRSYQRKVANMRKQTSMDFMKRNSFGCGIFGIDVLQKKWKKHLQLKLM, from the exons ATGGCAGAAAAACAAACCTCCAAGACTCAGAGGAAAAGAGATAGGCAGTCCATTTCTGTCCCATTCTTGTGGGAAGAGAGACCGGGGACACCGAAGAGAGATTGGAAACCAACTCCTCGACCAATTAAGCCCATCGAAGTGCCCGTTAAGCTCGTTGTATCCGTCCCCTTCGGTTGGGAAGAGAAGCCAGGGACACCACTCCAGCTGCTTCTACCTCCACCCCCTGCAAGCTACAACTTGGATCATGATGGTGCCGACTATCAAGGGGTTGATGACCTACATGATTCTGATCAAATGGATGTCTCGTCTGACTCGGAGCTCGAAACGTGTAGTTTTGAAACGGAAGAGTCCTTCAGCTCAGCTCCTACTCTTCTGGCCAATTGCCTGATACCAACCGTGGAACTCACTCACGCTGTTCCTGTTGAAAAAATACCGCTTCCACGAAAAGTCGTCGAATGCCCCGGTTCGCCGGTTTCTGACACGGGAAGTACTGCTAGCAGCTATGAAACAGGATCCACAAGCTTGGTCGGGGCTTCTTTCTTGGAGTGGCTGTTTCCTCTACTGGTCCCAAGTTCAAATTCAGCCAACAAGGCGAAAACACCCGAAAACGATCCTCTGCACGCTGCGGATGCACGGTACACAGAGTTAACATGTGAAAGAAACAGCAGCCAGGCTAGAAGACCACTGCTGACACTCGGAGAGATGATAGTGATGAGCCGAAGAAGAAGCTACCAAAGGAAAGTAGCAAACATGCGTAAACAGACATCTATG GACTTTATGAAGAGGAACTCTTTTGGATGTGGAATCTTTGGCATCGATGTATTGCAAAAGAAGTGGAAAAAGCACTTGCAACTAAAGCTAATGTAG
- the LOC142539604 gene encoding splicing factor U2af large subunit A-like isoform X2, with the protein MEIAGNYYSPPPMDSPEAASLQQPAHKGSSSPNSRHTSLDHEKDTERESARSRDKDRERGRDKGRDRDKEREKEKDRDRDKDRYRDRDRDRDHHHRDRHKDRSERRERERTRDRIDDDDYYKSRDYERRRDYDKDRDDKPKHRSRSRSKPRSDHRSGSRSPSRSKSKRTSGFDMAPPVALLPNSATANAAGQMLGTTPAIPGMFPNMLPLAPGQFGALPLMPVQAMTQQATRHARRVYVGGLPPSANEQSVATYFSHVMSAIGGNTAGPGDAVVNVYINHEKKFAFVEMRSVEEASNAMALDGIMFEGAPVKVRRPSDYNPSLAATLGSSQPSPNLNLAAVGLTPGSAGGLEGPDRIFVGGLPYYFTEGQVRELLESFGHLRGFDLVKDRETGNSKGYAFCVYQDLSVTDIACAALNGIKMGDKTLTVRRANQGTSQPNPEQECVLLHAQQQIALQKLMLQPSVLATKVLCLTEVVNAEELNDDDDYEDILEDMKIECGKFGTLVNVIIPRPPSNNEPAPGVGKVFLEYEDVEGATKARQGLHGRKFGGKEVVAVFYPENKFSEGVYDG; encoded by the exons ATG GAAATTGCTGGGAACTACTACTCTCCACCTCCTATGGACTCACCAGAAGCTGCAAGCTTGCAGCAACCTGCTCACAAAGGATCATCGAGCCCAAATTCCAGG CATACTTCTCTCGACCATGAAAAAGATACAGAGAGGGAGTCCGCCAGAAGCAGGGATAAGGATCGAGAAAGAGGTCGTGATAAGGGCCGAGACAGGGACAAGGAGAGAGAGAAGGAGAAGGACAGGGACAGAGACAAAGATAGATATCGTGACCGTGATCGTGATCGTGATCATCATCATCGAGACCGTCACAAGGATCGGAGTGAGAGAAGGGAGAGGGAGAGAACCAGGGATCGAATTGACGATGATGACTATTATAAAAGTCGAGACTATGAGAG GCGAAGAGACTATGACAAAGATAGGGATGACAAACCCAAGCATAGGTCCCGGTCTCGCTCCAAGCCTAGATCGGACCATAGATCAGGGTCCCGATCTCCTTCACGGTCTAAAAG CAAAAGGACCAGTGGCTTTGACATGGCACCTCCTGTTGCATTGCTTCCGAATTCTGCTACGGCTAATGCAGCAG GTCAGATGCTTGGGACCACTCCGGCCATTCCTGGAATGTTTCCCAATATGTTACCTTTGGCACCTGGGCAG TTTGGAGCACTCCCCCTAATGCCCGTTCAGGCAATGACTCAGCAG GCTACCAGACACGCTAGACGAGTCTATGTTGGTGGACTTCCTCCATCTGCAAATGAACAG TCTGTGGCAACCTACTTTAGTCATGTTATGTCAGCAATTGGAGGAAACACCGCTGGTCCAG GGGATGCTGTTGTAAACGTTTACATCAACCATGAGAAGAAGTTTGCTTTTGTGGAAATGAGATCTGTCGAAGAGGCTAGTAATGCTATGGCATTAGATGGAATAATGTTTGAG GGTGCTCCTGTTAAAGTGAGAAGACCCAGTGATTACAACCCTTCGTTGGCTGCGACTCTAGGCTCTAGTCAACCTAGCCCCAATCTGAATCTCGCAGCTGTTGGGTTGACACCAGGATCTGCTGGGGGTCTTGAGGGTCCTGACCGTATATTTGTTGGTGGGTTACCATATTATTTTACAGAAGGGCAGGTTAGGGAGCTGCTGGAGTCTTTCGGACATCTCCGAGGCTTTGATCTGGTTAAAGATAGAGAAACGGGGAATTCCAAAGGCTATGCATTTTGTGTTTACCAGGATTTATCAGTTACAGATATTGCCTGTGCAGCACTTAATGGGATAAAAATGGGCGATAAAACGCTTACTGTTAGGCGTGCTAACCAGGGTACATCTCAACCTAATCCTGAACAAGAGTGTGTATTATTGCACGCCCAACAACAAATAGCATTGCAG AAACTCATGTTACAACCCAGTGTACTGGCTACGAAGGTTCTGTGCCTTACGGAGGTGGTTAATGCAGAGGAGCTCAATGATGACGACGACTATGAAGATATCTTAGAGGACATGAAAATTGAGTGTGGAAAATTTG GTACTCTTGTAAATGTGATCATCCCACGCCCACCCTCCAACAATGAACCAGCTCCAGGTGTTGGAAAG GTGTTCTTGGAGTACGAGGACGTTGAAGGTGCTACAAAAGCTCGACAAGGACTACACGGAAGAAAATTCGGGGGAAAAGAAGTTGTGGCAGTTTTCTATCCGGAGAACAAGTTTTCCGAGGGTGTGTATGATGGCTAG
- the LOC142539604 gene encoding splicing factor U2af large subunit A-like isoform X4, translating to MLGTTPAIPGMFPNMLPLAPGQFGALPLMPVQAMTQQATRHARRVYVGGLPPSANEQSVATYFSHVMSAIGGNTAGPGDAVVNVYINHEKKFAFVEMRSVEEASNAMALDGIMFEGAPVKVRRPSDYNPSLAATLGSSQPSPNLNLAAVGLTPGSAGGLEGPDRIFVGGLPYYFTEGQVRELLESFGHLRGFDLVKDRETGNSKGYAFCVYQDLSVTDIACAALNGIKMGDKTLTVRRANQGTSQPNPEQECVLLHAQQQIALQKLMLQPSVLATKVLCLTEVVNAEELNDDDDYEDILEDMKIECGKFGTLVNVIIPRPPSNNEPAPGVGKVFLEYEDVEGATKARQGLHGRKFGGKEVVAVFYPENKFSEGVYDG from the exons ATGCTTGGGACCACTCCGGCCATTCCTGGAATGTTTCCCAATATGTTACCTTTGGCACCTGGGCAG TTTGGAGCACTCCCCCTAATGCCCGTTCAGGCAATGACTCAGCAG GCTACCAGACACGCTAGACGAGTCTATGTTGGTGGACTTCCTCCATCTGCAAATGAACAG TCTGTGGCAACCTACTTTAGTCATGTTATGTCAGCAATTGGAGGAAACACCGCTGGTCCAG GGGATGCTGTTGTAAACGTTTACATCAACCATGAGAAGAAGTTTGCTTTTGTGGAAATGAGATCTGTCGAAGAGGCTAGTAATGCTATGGCATTAGATGGAATAATGTTTGAG GGTGCTCCTGTTAAAGTGAGAAGACCCAGTGATTACAACCCTTCGTTGGCTGCGACTCTAGGCTCTAGTCAACCTAGCCCCAATCTGAATCTCGCAGCTGTTGGGTTGACACCAGGATCTGCTGGGGGTCTTGAGGGTCCTGACCGTATATTTGTTGGTGGGTTACCATATTATTTTACAGAAGGGCAGGTTAGGGAGCTGCTGGAGTCTTTCGGACATCTCCGAGGCTTTGATCTGGTTAAAGATAGAGAAACGGGGAATTCCAAAGGCTATGCATTTTGTGTTTACCAGGATTTATCAGTTACAGATATTGCCTGTGCAGCACTTAATGGGATAAAAATGGGCGATAAAACGCTTACTGTTAGGCGTGCTAACCAGGGTACATCTCAACCTAATCCTGAACAAGAGTGTGTATTATTGCACGCCCAACAACAAATAGCATTGCAG AAACTCATGTTACAACCCAGTGTACTGGCTACGAAGGTTCTGTGCCTTACGGAGGTGGTTAATGCAGAGGAGCTCAATGATGACGACGACTATGAAGATATCTTAGAGGACATGAAAATTGAGTGTGGAAAATTTG GTACTCTTGTAAATGTGATCATCCCACGCCCACCCTCCAACAATGAACCAGCTCCAGGTGTTGGAAAG GTGTTCTTGGAGTACGAGGACGTTGAAGGTGCTACAAAAGCTCGACAAGGACTACACGGAAGAAAATTCGGGGGAAAAGAAGTTGTGGCAGTTTTCTATCCGGAGAACAAGTTTTCCGAGGGTGTGTATGATGGCTAG
- the LOC142539604 gene encoding splicing factor U2af large subunit A-like isoform X3 gives MMLTQEIAGNYYSPPPMDSPEAASLQQPAHKGSSSPNSRHTSLDHEKDTERESARSRDKDRERGRDKGRDRDKEREKEKDRDRDKDRYRDRDRDRDHHHRDRHKDRSERRERERTRDRIDDDDYYKSRDYERRRDYDKDRDDKPKHRSRSRSKPRSDHRSGSRSPSRSKSKRTSGFDMAPPVALLPNSATANAAGQMLGTTPAIPGMFPNMLPLAPGQFGALPLMPVQAMTQQATRHARRVYVGGLPPSANEQSVATYFSHVMSAIGGNTAGPGDAVVNVYINHEKKFAFVEMRSVEEASNAMALDGIMFEGAPVKVRRPSDYNPSLAATLGSSQPSPNLNLAAVGLTPGSAGGLEGPDRIFVGGLPYYFTEGQVRELLESFGHLRGFDLVKDRETGNSKGYAFCVYQDLSVTDIACAALNGIKMGDKTLTVRRANQGTSQPNPEQECVLLHAQQQIALQKLMLQPSVLATKVLCLTEVVNAEELNDDDDYEDILEDMKIECGKFVFSGPIFCMAEATTTQKIPEPYI, from the exons ATG ATGCTGACTCAGGAAATTGCTGGGAACTACTACTCTCCACCTCCTATGGACTCACCAGAAGCTGCAAGCTTGCAGCAACCTGCTCACAAAGGATCATCGAGCCCAAATTCCAGG CATACTTCTCTCGACCATGAAAAAGATACAGAGAGGGAGTCCGCCAGAAGCAGGGATAAGGATCGAGAAAGAGGTCGTGATAAGGGCCGAGACAGGGACAAGGAGAGAGAGAAGGAGAAGGACAGGGACAGAGACAAAGATAGATATCGTGACCGTGATCGTGATCGTGATCATCATCATCGAGACCGTCACAAGGATCGGAGTGAGAGAAGGGAGAGGGAGAGAACCAGGGATCGAATTGACGATGATGACTATTATAAAAGTCGAGACTATGAGAG GCGAAGAGACTATGACAAAGATAGGGATGACAAACCCAAGCATAGGTCCCGGTCTCGCTCCAAGCCTAGATCGGACCATAGATCAGGGTCCCGATCTCCTTCACGGTCTAAAAG CAAAAGGACCAGTGGCTTTGACATGGCACCTCCTGTTGCATTGCTTCCGAATTCTGCTACGGCTAATGCAGCAG GTCAGATGCTTGGGACCACTCCGGCCATTCCTGGAATGTTTCCCAATATGTTACCTTTGGCACCTGGGCAG TTTGGAGCACTCCCCCTAATGCCCGTTCAGGCAATGACTCAGCAG GCTACCAGACACGCTAGACGAGTCTATGTTGGTGGACTTCCTCCATCTGCAAATGAACAG TCTGTGGCAACCTACTTTAGTCATGTTATGTCAGCAATTGGAGGAAACACCGCTGGTCCAG GGGATGCTGTTGTAAACGTTTACATCAACCATGAGAAGAAGTTTGCTTTTGTGGAAATGAGATCTGTCGAAGAGGCTAGTAATGCTATGGCATTAGATGGAATAATGTTTGAG GGTGCTCCTGTTAAAGTGAGAAGACCCAGTGATTACAACCCTTCGTTGGCTGCGACTCTAGGCTCTAGTCAACCTAGCCCCAATCTGAATCTCGCAGCTGTTGGGTTGACACCAGGATCTGCTGGGGGTCTTGAGGGTCCTGACCGTATATTTGTTGGTGGGTTACCATATTATTTTACAGAAGGGCAGGTTAGGGAGCTGCTGGAGTCTTTCGGACATCTCCGAGGCTTTGATCTGGTTAAAGATAGAGAAACGGGGAATTCCAAAGGCTATGCATTTTGTGTTTACCAGGATTTATCAGTTACAGATATTGCCTGTGCAGCACTTAATGGGATAAAAATGGGCGATAAAACGCTTACTGTTAGGCGTGCTAACCAGGGTACATCTCAACCTAATCCTGAACAAGAGTGTGTATTATTGCACGCCCAACAACAAATAGCATTGCAG AAACTCATGTTACAACCCAGTGTACTGGCTACGAAGGTTCTGTGCCTTACGGAGGTGGTTAATGCAGAGGAGCTCAATGATGACGACGACTATGAAGATATCTTAGAGGACATGAAAATTGAGTGTGGAAAATTTG TGTTCTCGGGTCCTATATTCTGCATGGCAGAAGCCACCACCACACAGAAAATTCCAGAACCTTATATTTAA
- the LOC142539604 gene encoding splicing factor U2af large subunit A-like isoform X1, whose translation MMLTQEIAGNYYSPPPMDSPEAASLQQPAHKGSSSPNSRHTSLDHEKDTERESARSRDKDRERGRDKGRDRDKEREKEKDRDRDKDRYRDRDRDRDHHHRDRHKDRSERRERERTRDRIDDDDYYKSRDYERRRDYDKDRDDKPKHRSRSRSKPRSDHRSGSRSPSRSKSKRTSGFDMAPPVALLPNSATANAAGQMLGTTPAIPGMFPNMLPLAPGQFGALPLMPVQAMTQQATRHARRVYVGGLPPSANEQSVATYFSHVMSAIGGNTAGPGDAVVNVYINHEKKFAFVEMRSVEEASNAMALDGIMFEGAPVKVRRPSDYNPSLAATLGSSQPSPNLNLAAVGLTPGSAGGLEGPDRIFVGGLPYYFTEGQVRELLESFGHLRGFDLVKDRETGNSKGYAFCVYQDLSVTDIACAALNGIKMGDKTLTVRRANQGTSQPNPEQECVLLHAQQQIALQKLMLQPSVLATKVLCLTEVVNAEELNDDDDYEDILEDMKIECGKFGTLVNVIIPRPPSNNEPAPGVGKVFLEYEDVEGATKARQGLHGRKFGGKEVVAVFYPENKFSEGVYDG comes from the exons ATG ATGCTGACTCAGGAAATTGCTGGGAACTACTACTCTCCACCTCCTATGGACTCACCAGAAGCTGCAAGCTTGCAGCAACCTGCTCACAAAGGATCATCGAGCCCAAATTCCAGG CATACTTCTCTCGACCATGAAAAAGATACAGAGAGGGAGTCCGCCAGAAGCAGGGATAAGGATCGAGAAAGAGGTCGTGATAAGGGCCGAGACAGGGACAAGGAGAGAGAGAAGGAGAAGGACAGGGACAGAGACAAAGATAGATATCGTGACCGTGATCGTGATCGTGATCATCATCATCGAGACCGTCACAAGGATCGGAGTGAGAGAAGGGAGAGGGAGAGAACCAGGGATCGAATTGACGATGATGACTATTATAAAAGTCGAGACTATGAGAG GCGAAGAGACTATGACAAAGATAGGGATGACAAACCCAAGCATAGGTCCCGGTCTCGCTCCAAGCCTAGATCGGACCATAGATCAGGGTCCCGATCTCCTTCACGGTCTAAAAG CAAAAGGACCAGTGGCTTTGACATGGCACCTCCTGTTGCATTGCTTCCGAATTCTGCTACGGCTAATGCAGCAG GTCAGATGCTTGGGACCACTCCGGCCATTCCTGGAATGTTTCCCAATATGTTACCTTTGGCACCTGGGCAG TTTGGAGCACTCCCCCTAATGCCCGTTCAGGCAATGACTCAGCAG GCTACCAGACACGCTAGACGAGTCTATGTTGGTGGACTTCCTCCATCTGCAAATGAACAG TCTGTGGCAACCTACTTTAGTCATGTTATGTCAGCAATTGGAGGAAACACCGCTGGTCCAG GGGATGCTGTTGTAAACGTTTACATCAACCATGAGAAGAAGTTTGCTTTTGTGGAAATGAGATCTGTCGAAGAGGCTAGTAATGCTATGGCATTAGATGGAATAATGTTTGAG GGTGCTCCTGTTAAAGTGAGAAGACCCAGTGATTACAACCCTTCGTTGGCTGCGACTCTAGGCTCTAGTCAACCTAGCCCCAATCTGAATCTCGCAGCTGTTGGGTTGACACCAGGATCTGCTGGGGGTCTTGAGGGTCCTGACCGTATATTTGTTGGTGGGTTACCATATTATTTTACAGAAGGGCAGGTTAGGGAGCTGCTGGAGTCTTTCGGACATCTCCGAGGCTTTGATCTGGTTAAAGATAGAGAAACGGGGAATTCCAAAGGCTATGCATTTTGTGTTTACCAGGATTTATCAGTTACAGATATTGCCTGTGCAGCACTTAATGGGATAAAAATGGGCGATAAAACGCTTACTGTTAGGCGTGCTAACCAGGGTACATCTCAACCTAATCCTGAACAAGAGTGTGTATTATTGCACGCCCAACAACAAATAGCATTGCAG AAACTCATGTTACAACCCAGTGTACTGGCTACGAAGGTTCTGTGCCTTACGGAGGTGGTTAATGCAGAGGAGCTCAATGATGACGACGACTATGAAGATATCTTAGAGGACATGAAAATTGAGTGTGGAAAATTTG GTACTCTTGTAAATGTGATCATCCCACGCCCACCCTCCAACAATGAACCAGCTCCAGGTGTTGGAAAG GTGTTCTTGGAGTACGAGGACGTTGAAGGTGCTACAAAAGCTCGACAAGGACTACACGGAAGAAAATTCGGGGGAAAAGAAGTTGTGGCAGTTTTCTATCCGGAGAACAAGTTTTCCGAGGGTGTGTATGATGGCTAG